Proteins found in one Erythrobacter sp. 3-20A1M genomic segment:
- the tgt gene encoding tRNA guanosine(34) transglycosylase Tgt, which produces MSARFSFTVAATDGAARTGTIAMRRGEIRTPAFMPVGTAATVKAMKPQTVRATGADILLGNTYHLMLRPGADRVARLGGLHRFMNWDRPILTDSGGYQVMSLSDLRKLTEEGVEFRSHIDGSKHMLSPERSMEIQRLLGSDIVMAFDECPRADRPLAEIEASMELSMRWAQRSRDAFDAGGAHAEGAALFGIQQGALDEGLRARSAEALRAIGFDGYAIGGLAVGEGQEAMFATLDFAPAQLPEDAPRYLMGVGKPDDLVGAVERGVDMFDCVLPTRSGRNGQAFTWNGPLNLRNARFAEDPEPLEEGCPCDACTRFSRAYLHHLNKAGEILGAMLVTEHNLTFYQRLMQAMRDAIAAGRFAGFAAQFRADYLGRSHAS; this is translated from the coding sequence ATGTCCGCCCGTTTCAGCTTCACCGTCGCCGCGACGGACGGCGCGGCGCGCACCGGCACGATCGCGATGCGACGCGGCGAGATTCGCACGCCCGCCTTCATGCCGGTGGGCACGGCGGCAACGGTGAAGGCGATGAAGCCGCAGACCGTGCGCGCAACCGGCGCCGACATCCTGCTGGGCAATACCTACCATCTGATGCTGCGCCCGGGGGCCGACCGCGTCGCGCGCCTGGGCGGCCTCCACCGCTTCATGAACTGGGACCGCCCGATCCTGACCGATAGCGGCGGTTATCAGGTGATGAGCCTGTCGGACCTGCGCAAGCTGACCGAGGAAGGCGTCGAGTTCCGCAGCCATATCGACGGGTCGAAGCATATGCTGAGCCCGGAGCGCTCGATGGAAATTCAGCGCTTGCTCGGCTCCGACATCGTCATGGCGTTCGACGAATGCCCGCGCGCCGACCGGCCGCTGGCGGAGATCGAGGCGTCGATGGAATTGTCCATGCGATGGGCGCAGCGCAGCCGCGACGCCTTCGATGCGGGCGGCGCCCATGCGGAAGGGGCGGCGCTGTTCGGCATCCAGCAGGGGGCGCTCGACGAAGGCTTGCGGGCCCGCTCGGCAGAGGCCCTGCGCGCGATCGGTTTCGACGGCTACGCGATCGGCGGCCTCGCCGTAGGGGAGGGGCAGGAGGCGATGTTCGCCACGCTCGATTTCGCGCCCGCCCAGCTACCCGAGGATGCGCCGCGTTACCTGATGGGCGTCGGCAAGCCGGATGATCTGGTCGGCGCGGTGGAGCGCGGCGTCGACATGTTCGATTGCGTGCTGCCCACCCGATCGGGGCGTAACGGTCAGGCGTTCACCTGGAACGGCCCGCTGAACCTGCGCAATGCCCGTTTCGCGGAAGATCCTGAGCCGCTGGAGGAAGGGTGTCCGTGCGACGCCTGCACCCGCTTCTCCCGCGCCTATCTCCATCACCTCAACAAGGCGGGCGAGATCTTGGGCGCGATGCTGGTGACGGAACACAACCTCACCTTCTACCAGCGCCTGATGCAGGCGATGCGCGATGCGATCGCGGCGGGGCGGTTCGCAGGCTTCGCTGCGCAATTCCGCGCCGATTACCTTGGGCGGTCGCACGCTTCCTAG
- a CDS encoding YdiY family protein — protein MKGFVLPVAAALVAFPSAPAHAEPTEDEAAPAAPAASLPDPVRAMIDAAIATGDEAKVKTVVELAKQTNPDNAEELAAIHKQFRDRKAEEKRLAKEQQEEAIRTAGVFERWTGEGQIGAFQSSGNSDNVGVSAGLKLTREGLDWTHQLRGTFDYQRSNGTTTREKYFAAYEPRYDVQDGFFVYGLAQYERDRFQGFNGRYALSAGAGYDLVNRDGLKISVKAGPAYRRTELRDGTADDRLAGLIGADANWRISDWLTFTQSSNAVAETGSNATVFFDSSNTTLNLVSGLKAKVSNRVSTQFTYQLQYDSNPAPGAVTTDTLSRFTLVYGF, from the coding sequence ATGAAAGGTTTCGTCCTGCCCGTTGCCGCCGCGCTGGTCGCGTTCCCCTCCGCCCCGGCCCATGCCGAGCCGACTGAAGACGAGGCGGCACCGGCGGCCCCTGCAGCGTCGCTGCCCGATCCCGTGCGCGCAATGATCGATGCGGCGATCGCGACCGGCGACGAGGCGAAGGTCAAGACGGTGGTCGAGCTCGCCAAGCAGACCAATCCCGACAATGCCGAAGAGCTCGCGGCGATCCATAAGCAATTCCGCGATCGTAAGGCGGAAGAGAAGCGCCTGGCCAAGGAGCAGCAGGAAGAAGCCATCCGCACCGCCGGGGTGTTCGAACGCTGGACGGGCGAAGGGCAGATCGGCGCGTTCCAGTCTTCGGGCAACAGCGACAATGTGGGGGTGAGCGCCGGACTGAAGCTGACGCGAGAAGGGCTCGACTGGACGCACCAGCTGCGTGGAACCTTCGATTACCAGCGGTCCAACGGCACCACCACGCGCGAGAAGTATTTCGCCGCCTACGAGCCGCGCTACGACGTGCAGGACGGGTTCTTCGTCTATGGTCTGGCGCAATACGAACGCGACCGGTTCCAGGGCTTCAACGGTCGCTATGCGTTGTCGGCGGGGGCGGGATACGATCTCGTCAATCGCGACGGGCTGAAGATTTCCGTGAAGGCCGGTCCGGCCTATCGCCGGACGGAGTTGCGTGACGGAACGGCGGACGACCGGCTTGCGGGCTTGATCGGAGCGGATGCCAACTGGCGGATCAGCGATTGGCTGACCTTCACCCAGTCGAGCAATGCGGTGGCCGAGACGGGCAGCAACGCCACCGTCTTCTTCGATTCCTCAAACACGACGCTGAATCTGGTATCGGGCCTGAAGGCGAAGGTGAGCAACCGGGTCAGCACGCAGTTCACCTACCAGCTGCAATATGACAGCAACCCTGCGCCGGGGGCGGTGACGACCGATACGCTGTCGCGCTTCACGCTCGTCTACGGCTTCTAG
- a CDS encoding TSUP family transporter has translation MLLLAFQPEPWLIALMTGVAVLTGFVDAIAGGGGLIMMPALFAAGLPPHLALGTNKIQSVFGTTTACVNYARGGLVEWRSYAPLVVVVFVASIAGASLIQTISSETLAYIVPVFLLLMAGYVIFSPRMTDEDAHVRLSRRGYTPVAGAIGFYDGFFGPGTGQFFTTSLVALRGKGLTRAAANAKLFNAATNWAAVLAFALGGKILWVMGLTMAAGAMLGGTLGSRFAMRHGARIIRPLMIVASLGLTAKLIWDAVTT, from the coding sequence ATGCTGCTGCTTGCCTTCCAACCCGAACCCTGGCTGATCGCACTGATGACCGGCGTCGCCGTGCTGACCGGTTTCGTGGACGCGATCGCCGGCGGCGGCGGGCTGATCATGATGCCCGCGCTGTTCGCCGCCGGATTGCCGCCGCACCTGGCGCTGGGCACGAACAAGATCCAGTCCGTCTTCGGCACCACCACCGCCTGCGTCAATTACGCGCGCGGCGGACTGGTCGAATGGCGCAGCTACGCGCCGCTGGTCGTGGTGGTGTTCGTCGCCTCGATCGCCGGGGCGTCACTGATCCAGACCATTTCCTCCGAAACGCTGGCCTATATCGTCCCGGTCTTCCTGCTGTTGATGGCGGGCTATGTCATCTTCAGCCCCCGCATGACGGACGAGGACGCGCATGTCCGCCTGTCGCGTCGCGGCTATACCCCGGTGGCGGGCGCGATCGGCTTCTACGACGGGTTCTTCGGCCCCGGCACCGGGCAGTTCTTCACCACCAGTCTGGTCGCGCTGCGCGGCAAGGGGCTGACCCGCGCGGCCGCCAATGCGAAGCTGTTCAATGCCGCGACCAACTGGGCTGCGGTGCTCGCCTTTGCGCTGGGCGGAAAGATCTTGTGGGTGATGGGCCTGACCATGGCGGCGGGCGCGATGCTGGGTGGAACGCTGGGCAGTCGCTTCGCCATGCGCCACGGCGCGCGGATCATCCGCCCGCTGATGATCGTCGCCTCGCTCGGCCTGACGGCCAAGCTAATCTGGGACGCGGTTACGACCTGA
- a CDS encoding ABC transporter permease: MIAWRSAYAIYRNELSRFRRTTFGSIIGPVLTTSLYFIVFGAAIGGRMQAVNGVNYGAFIVPGLLMLTLLSESTSNASFGIYMPKFTGAIYELLSAPVGVVETLLGFVGAAITKSMILAAIILVTATLFVDYTIAHPILAVFYIMLVAAAFSLLGFILGLWAEGFEKLQMVPLLILTPLTFLGGTFYSIDMLAEPWRTVAYFNPIVYLVSGLRWTFYGQADVNIWIAAGLTVAVLAVFIAIIAVIFRTGWRLRS; encoded by the coding sequence ATGATCGCCTGGCGCTCGGCCTATGCCATCTACCGCAACGAGCTGTCGCGGTTCCGCCGCACGACCTTCGGCTCCATCATCGGCCCGGTGCTGACCACCTCGCTCTATTTCATCGTCTTCGGTGCGGCGATCGGCGGCCGGATGCAGGCGGTGAACGGCGTGAATTACGGCGCCTTCATCGTGCCCGGCCTGCTGATGCTGACACTGCTGTCCGAAAGCACCAGCAATGCGAGCTTCGGGATCTACATGCCCAAGTTCACCGGCGCGATCTACGAGCTGCTGTCCGCACCGGTGGGCGTGGTCGAAACGCTGCTGGGCTTCGTCGGCGCGGCCATCACCAAGAGCATGATCCTGGCCGCGATCATCCTCGTCACCGCGACCCTGTTCGTCGATTACACCATCGCGCACCCGATCCTGGCGGTGTTCTACATCATGCTGGTCGCGGCGGCGTTCTCTCTGCTGGGCTTCATCCTGGGCCTGTGGGCCGAGGGGTTCGAGAAGCTGCAGATGGTGCCCCTGCTGATCCTGACCCCGCTGACCTTCTTGGGCGGTACGTTCTATTCGATCGACATGCTGGCCGAGCCGTGGCGGACGGTCGCCTATTTCAACCCGATCGTCTATCTTGTCAGCGGCCTGCGCTGGACTTTCTACGGCCAGGCGGACGTGAACATCTGGATCGCCGCCGGGCTTACCGTGGCGGTGCTGGCGGTGTTCATCGCGATCATCGCCGTCATCTTCCGCACCGGATGGCGGCTCAGGTCGTAA
- a CDS encoding ABC transporter ATP-binding protein, translated as MSEPILELESLTKVYPSGLKALDNVDLSIRKGEIFALLGPNGAGKTTLIGAVCGLVRVTSGTIRAFGEDLQHNWRDARRRIGLVPQEIGVDMFDTVERQVKYSRGMFGRGPDDARVDEVLRSLSLGDKKKEQVRKLSGGMKRRVLIAKALAHDPDILFLDEPTAGVDVELRRDMWRQIDGLRAQGVTIILTTHYIEEAEEMADRVGVIDKGRILLVDDKDAMMKRLGRTEAHFTLVQPMTELPEWVDAEAVTLQDDGHTLAYRGGDGTGKGKAEVAELAQELARRGIAYAALDQKESSLEDIFVDLVERDHHATEHAA; from the coding sequence ATGAGCGAGCCGATCCTCGAACTTGAGAGCCTGACCAAGGTCTATCCGAGCGGGCTGAAAGCGCTCGACAATGTGGACCTTTCCATTCGCAAGGGCGAAATCTTCGCCCTGCTCGGGCCGAACGGCGCGGGGAAGACGACGCTGATCGGGGCCGTGTGCGGGCTGGTCAGGGTCACGTCCGGCACCATCCGCGCCTTCGGGGAGGATCTTCAGCACAACTGGCGCGACGCGCGTCGCCGTATCGGCCTGGTACCGCAGGAAATCGGCGTCGACATGTTCGACACGGTCGAGCGGCAAGTGAAGTATTCGCGCGGCATGTTCGGGCGCGGGCCGGACGATGCGCGGGTGGACGAGGTGCTGCGCTCGCTGAGCCTGGGCGACAAGAAGAAAGAGCAGGTGCGCAAGCTTTCGGGCGGGATGAAGCGCCGCGTGCTGATCGCGAAGGCGCTGGCGCACGATCCCGACATCCTGTTCCTGGACGAGCCGACGGCCGGCGTCGACGTTGAGCTACGCCGCGACATGTGGCGGCAGATCGACGGTCTGCGCGCGCAGGGCGTCACCATCATCCTCACCACCCATTACATCGAGGAAGCCGAAGAGATGGCCGACCGGGTCGGCGTGATCGACAAGGGGCGCATCCTGCTGGTGGACGACAAGGACGCGATGATGAAGCGGCTCGGCCGGACCGAGGCGCATTTCACGCTGGTCCAGCCGATGACCGAGCTGCCAGAGTGGGTCGATGCGGAGGCGGTGACCTTGCAGGACGACGGCCATACGCTGGCCTATCGCGGCGGCGACGGGACGGGGAAGGGCAAGGCGGAGGTTGCCGAACTGGCGCAGGAGCTAGCCCGGCGTGGCATCGCCTATGCCGCGCTCGACCAGAAGGAATCGAGCCTGGAGGACATCTTCGTCGATCTGGTCGAGCGCGACCATCACGCAACGGAGCACGCCGCATGA
- the queA gene encoding tRNA preQ1(34) S-adenosylmethionine ribosyltransferase-isomerase QueA, whose translation MKVDLFDFDLPPELIALRPAVPRDAARMLVVDGADAPLANRTVLDLPDLLQPGDVLVFNDTRVIPAQLEGRRGEARIGATLHKRIDLRRWQAFVRNAKRLRPGDRIEFGADVTAIAEERAADGSWTLAFEGDEPVEVLLDRAGRVPLPPYIAGKRPADARDREDYQTIFAREEGAVAAPTAALHFTDRLLDRLDARGIGRETLTLHVGAGTFLPVKAEDTDDHAMHAEWGRIEPETAARLNAARSAGGRLIAVGTTSLRLLESAADDSGTIQPFAGDTAIFITPGYAFRAVDGLMTNFHLPKSTLMMLVSALMGRERMMAAYAHAIAHGYRFYSYGDSSLLLP comes from the coding sequence ATGAAAGTCGATCTTTTCGATTTCGACCTCCCCCCAGAGCTCATCGCGCTGCGCCCCGCCGTGCCGCGCGATGCGGCGAGGATGCTGGTCGTGGATGGCGCGGACGCGCCATTGGCGAACCGCACCGTGCTGGACCTGCCCGATCTGTTGCAGCCGGGCGATGTGCTGGTTTTCAACGATACGCGGGTCATTCCCGCCCAGCTGGAGGGGCGACGCGGCGAGGCGCGGATCGGCGCGACGCTGCACAAGCGGATCGACCTGCGGCGCTGGCAGGCCTTCGTGCGCAATGCCAAGCGGTTGCGGCCCGGCGACCGGATCGAATTCGGGGCGGACGTGACGGCTATTGCGGAAGAACGCGCGGCGGATGGCAGCTGGACGTTGGCCTTCGAAGGGGATGAGCCGGTGGAGGTCTTGTTGGACCGAGCGGGCCGAGTGCCGCTGCCTCCGTATATCGCCGGTAAACGCCCGGCCGACGCACGGGACCGGGAAGACTACCAGACGATCTTCGCGCGCGAGGAGGGGGCCGTCGCCGCACCCACGGCCGCGCTGCATTTTACCGACCGGCTGCTCGACCGGCTCGACGCGCGCGGGATCGGGCGCGAGACGCTGACCCTGCATGTGGGGGCGGGCACGTTCCTGCCGGTCAAGGCGGAGGATACCGACGATCACGCCATGCACGCCGAATGGGGCCGGATCGAGCCCGAAACCGCCGCTCGGCTCAACGCCGCGCGCTCCGCGGGCGGCCGCCTGATCGCGGTCGGCACCACCAGCCTGCGCCTGCTCGAAAGCGCGGCGGACGATAGCGGCACGATCCAGCCCTTCGCGGGCGATACGGCGATCTTCATCACCCCGGGATACGCGTTCCGCGCGGTGGACGGGTTGATGACCAATTTCCATCTACCGAAATCGACGCTGATGATGCTGGTCAGCGCGCTGATGGGGCGCGAGCGCATGATGGCCGCCTATGCCCACGCCATCGCGCACGGCTATCGCTTCTATTCCTATGGCGATTCCTCGCTGCTGCTGCCATGA
- a CDS encoding peptidylprolyl isomerase, which translates to MIKRLIAANALAAMAISPAFAQDDTQDDNATATAEVAATAAPRPASAYAKVDFNPEDDRDNILLLDLSNGQRVAIRLMPDWAPQHVERIKTLARQGFYDGVIFHRVIDGFMAQTGDPTGTGQGGSQLPDLQQEFNPMPHVRGTVSMARAAGENSANSQFFIVFYPKLALDRNYTNFGRVIAGMDAVDAIHRGEPPQDPTYIVQASIASDDKPMPVASTVLPKGVQSQGAITADLPSAPGQQ; encoded by the coding sequence ATGATCAAACGCCTCATCGCCGCCAACGCCCTTGCCGCGATGGCCATTTCCCCCGCTTTCGCGCAGGACGACACGCAGGATGACAACGCGACCGCGACGGCGGAAGTCGCCGCGACCGCGGCGCCGCGCCCCGCGAGCGCCTATGCGAAGGTCGATTTCAATCCCGAGGACGACCGCGACAACATCCTGCTGCTCGACCTGTCGAACGGGCAGCGCGTCGCGATCCGCCTGATGCCCGACTGGGCCCCGCAGCATGTGGAGCGGATCAAGACGCTGGCCCGGCAGGGCTTCTATGACGGGGTGATCTTCCACCGCGTGATCGATGGCTTCATGGCGCAGACCGGCGATCCGACCGGGACCGGGCAGGGCGGTTCGCAGCTTCCCGACCTGCAGCAGGAGTTCAATCCGATGCCGCATGTGCGCGGCACCGTGTCGATGGCGCGCGCCGCGGGCGAAAACAGCGCGAACAGCCAGTTCTTCATCGTCTTCTATCCCAAGCTGGCGCTCGACCGGAACTACACCAATTTCGGCCGGGTGATCGCCGGAATGGATGCGGTGGACGCGATCCATCGTGGGGAACCGCCGCAGGACCCAACCTATATCGTGCAGGCGTCCATCGCTTCGGACGACAAGCCGATGCCGGTCGCGTCGACGGTCCTGCCCAAGGGCGTGCAGAGCCAGGGTGCGATCACCGCCGATCTGCCGAGCGCGCCGGGCCAGCAGTGA
- the coaD gene encoding pantetheine-phosphate adenylyltransferase, with protein MSERVGIYPGTFDPITLGHADIIRRGATLVDRLIVSVTTNPSKNPMFSTEERLAMVKREIAAMGIPNVEVQGFNALLVRYAEKVGANVIVRGLRAVADFEYEYQMAGMNQQLSDDIETVFLMADVSLQPIASRLVKEIALFGGDIAPFVSPAVKDDILARVEKLGRRGDY; from the coding sequence ATGAGCGAACGCGTAGGGATCTATCCGGGCACGTTCGACCCGATCACGCTTGGTCATGCCGACATCATCCGGCGCGGGGCGACGCTGGTCGACCGGCTGATCGTCAGTGTCACCACCAATCCCAGCAAGAATCCGATGTTCTCGACCGAGGAACGCCTTGCCATGGTGAAGCGCGAGATCGCCGCGATGGGCATTCCCAATGTGGAGGTGCAGGGCTTCAACGCATTGCTGGTCCGCTATGCCGAAAAGGTCGGGGCCAATGTGATCGTACGGGGCCTGCGCGCCGTGGCGGACTTCGAATACGAATACCAGATGGCGGGCATGAACCAGCAGCTGTCCGACGATATCGAGACGGTGTTCCTGATGGCGGACGTGTCGCTGCAACCCATCGCGTCGCGGCTGGTCAAGGAGATCGCGCTGTTCGGGGGCGACATCGCGCCCTTCGTCAGCCCGGCGGTGAAGGACGACATTCTCGCCCGGGTCGAGAAGCTGGGGCGACGCGGCGATTATTGA
- a CDS encoding polyprenyl synthetase family protein yields MAELQLVRGEGALQRALAAIREDVDDFFDRTLTVPNDLRARLVSAMRYAVIGGGKRLRPLLTVSTAALYNVDRAQAVRAGCAVEAIHVYSLIHDDLPCMDDDALRRGQPTVHLEYDEATAVLAGDSLHALAFELLSEPAMSTDPFLRAELVECLARASGHGGMAGGQMMDMASDFPDTPPFDLHTITRLQQLKTGALLGAAVEMGAILGRIPPDGRSHLRAYARDIGLAFQIADDLLDVEGDEETVGKAVGKDSAQGKQTFVTLMGVDGARAQANALVEQAIGHLSNHGDEAEVLRAIARYIVERDR; encoded by the coding sequence ATGGCTGAGCTGCAACTCGTGCGGGGCGAGGGTGCGCTGCAACGGGCACTCGCGGCGATCCGCGAGGACGTGGACGATTTCTTCGACCGGACACTCACGGTACCGAATGACCTTCGGGCGCGACTGGTGTCCGCGATGCGTTACGCGGTGATCGGTGGGGGCAAGCGTTTGCGCCCCTTGCTGACCGTATCGACCGCGGCGCTTTACAATGTCGATCGCGCGCAGGCCGTGCGCGCTGGTTGCGCGGTGGAGGCGATCCACGTCTATTCGCTGATCCACGACGATCTCCCCTGCATGGACGACGACGCGCTGCGGCGCGGGCAGCCGACCGTGCACCTGGAATATGACGAGGCGACCGCGGTGCTGGCGGGCGATTCGCTCCATGCGCTCGCGTTCGAGCTGCTGAGCGAACCGGCGATGAGCACCGATCCCTTCCTGCGGGCCGAGCTGGTCGAATGCCTCGCGCGGGCGAGCGGCCATGGTGGTATGGCGGGCGGCCAGATGATGGACATGGCGAGCGACTTTCCCGACACGCCGCCGTTCGACCTCCACACGATCACCCGGTTGCAGCAATTGAAAACCGGCGCGCTGCTGGGCGCGGCGGTGGAAATGGGCGCGATCCTGGGCCGCATTCCGCCAGACGGGCGCAGCCATCTGCGCGCCTATGCCCGCGATATCGGCCTCGCATTCCAGATCGCCGACGATCTGCTGGATGTGGAAGGCGATGAAGAAACCGTGGGCAAGGCGGTGGGCAAGGATAGCGCGCAGGGCAAGCAGACCTTCGTCACGCTGATGGGCGTCGACGGCGCGCGGGCGCAGGCGAATGCGCTGGTCGAACAGGCCATCGGCCACCTGTCCAATCACGGCGACGAGGCTGAGGTGCTGCGCGCCATCGCACGGTATATCGTCGAGAGGGACAGGTGA
- a CDS encoding exodeoxyribonuclease VII small subunit, translated as MTEGTAEISQMSFEDALRALEDVVRQLESGDVPLDKSISLYERGETLRKHCQARLDAAQARIEAIVQDGAENGVGRASGTRPFDSDG; from the coding sequence ATGACAGAGGGGACCGCAGAAATATCGCAGATGAGCTTCGAGGATGCGCTGCGCGCTCTCGAAGACGTGGTGCGCCAGCTCGAAAGCGGGGACGTGCCGCTCGACAAGTCGATCTCTCTCTACGAACGGGGGGAGACCCTGCGCAAGCACTGCCAGGCGCGGCTCGACGCGGCGCAGGCGCGGATCGAGGCCATCGTGCAGGACGGGGCTGAAAACGGGGTGGGCCGCGCGAGCGGCACGCGGCCGTTCGACTCCGATGGCTGA
- the purL gene encoding phosphoribosylformylglycinamidine synthase subunit PurL — MSEITPEIVEQHGLSTEEYDRVLHALGREPNLVELGIFSVMWSEHCSYKSSRLHLKKLPTEAPWVICGPGENAGVIDIGDGQAAIFKMESHNHPSYIEPYQGAATGVGGILRDVFTMGARPVANANALRFGRPDHPKMKHLVQGVVAGIGGYGNCVGVPTVAGETNFHPAYDGNILVNAMTVGVADADRIFYSAATGVGNPIVYVGSKTGRDGIHGATMASADFGEDAEAKRPTVQVGDPFTEKLLIEACLELMATDAIVAIQDMGAAGLTSSSVEMATNGKAGIRLDMNAVPCREEGMTPYEMMLSESQERMLMVLKPGKEEMAAAIFRKWELDFAVIGEVTDTQHMVLEFDGQVVCDIPLGPLAADAPEYDRPYLSPEDYKAWAQVKPLDMVPESSDIGADLLNLMASPALASRRWIAEQYDSQVGADTLQTGGDAGVVRVHGTKKALAITTDCTPRYVHADPYEGGKQAIAEAYRNLCAVGARPLAVTNCLNFANPQRPEIMSQFVHALEGMGDACRALDFPIVSGNVSLYNESKATGGGSAILPTPAIGGVGLIDDYSRMMTMGFKNEGDAIYLIAPDFWARPDPTRSHLGKSLWLDVVKGRDEGRTPPTDLEAERGAGRIVRSLIERGLVNAVHDLSDGGLAVALAEMALAGNVGAEVAGDDAYTPAQWWFGEDQARYVVTARDLAGFAKVVAEGPEDEDGELIGIRRIGTVGGDSVVGVSLTDLHEANERFFRNWMSG; from the coding sequence ATGAGCGAAATCACCCCCGAAATCGTCGAGCAGCACGGCCTCAGCACCGAGGAATACGACCGCGTCCTTCATGCCCTGGGCCGCGAGCCGAACCTGGTCGAGCTCGGCATCTTCTCGGTCATGTGGTCGGAGCATTGCAGCTACAAGTCGAGCCGCCTGCACCTGAAGAAGCTGCCGACCGAAGCGCCGTGGGTGATCTGCGGCCCGGGCGAGAATGCGGGCGTGATCGACATCGGCGACGGGCAAGCTGCCATCTTCAAGATGGAGAGCCACAACCACCCCAGCTACATCGAACCCTATCAGGGCGCGGCGACGGGCGTCGGCGGGATCCTGCGCGACGTCTTCACCATGGGCGCGCGCCCGGTGGCGAACGCCAACGCGCTGCGCTTCGGGCGGCCCGACCATCCGAAGATGAAGCATCTAGTGCAGGGCGTGGTCGCGGGCATCGGCGGCTACGGCAATTGCGTCGGCGTGCCGACGGTGGCGGGCGAGACCAACTTCCACCCCGCCTATGACGGCAATATCCTGGTCAACGCGATGACCGTCGGCGTGGCCGATGCAGACCGCATCTTCTACTCGGCGGCGACGGGCGTGGGCAATCCGATCGTCTATGTCGGCTCCAAGACCGGCCGCGACGGCATCCACGGCGCGACCATGGCCAGCGCGGATTTCGGCGAAGATGCCGAGGCGAAGCGACCGACCGTGCAGGTGGGCGACCCCTTTACCGAGAAGCTGCTGATCGAGGCGTGCCTCGAACTGATGGCGACCGACGCCATCGTCGCGATCCAGGACATGGGCGCGGCGGGCCTGACCTCCTCCAGCGTCGAGATGGCGACCAACGGCAAGGCGGGTATCCGGCTCGACATGAACGCTGTGCCCTGCCGCGAAGAAGGGATGACGCCCTACGAAATGATGCTGAGCGAAAGCCAGGAGCGGATGCTCATGGTGCTGAAACCCGGCAAGGAAGAAATGGCCGCGGCGATCTTCCGCAAGTGGGAGCTCGATTTCGCGGTGATCGGCGAGGTCACCGATACGCAGCACATGGTGCTGGAATTCGATGGCCAAGTGGTGTGCGACATCCCGCTCGGCCCGCTCGCGGCGGATGCGCCCGAATACGACCGGCCTTATCTCTCGCCGGAGGACTACAAGGCCTGGGCGCAGGTGAAACCGTTGGACATGGTGCCCGAAAGTTCGGACATCGGGGCCGATTTGTTGAACTTGATGGCGAGCCCCGCCCTCGCTTCTCGGCGCTGGATCGCGGAGCAATATGACAGCCAGGTCGGTGCCGATACGCTGCAGACCGGCGGCGATGCGGGTGTCGTGCGGGTCCACGGGACGAAGAAAGCGCTCGCGATTACAACGGATTGCACCCCGCGCTACGTCCATGCCGACCCGTATGAAGGCGGCAAGCAGGCGATCGCGGAGGCCTATCGCAACCTCTGCGCAGTCGGGGCGCGCCCCCTCGCGGTGACCAATTGCCTCAACTTCGCGAATCCACAGCGGCCCGAGATCATGAGCCAGTTCGTCCACGCGCTGGAGGGGATGGGCGACGCCTGCCGTGCGCTCGATTTTCCCATCGTGAGCGGCAACGTGTCGCTCTATAACGAGAGCAAGGCGACGGGCGGCGGGAGCGCGATCCTGCCCACGCCCGCCATCGGCGGCGTCGGCCTGATCGACGACTACAGTCGCATGATGACCATGGGGTTCAAGAACGAAGGCGACGCTATCTATCTGATCGCGCCCGATTTCTGGGCGCGACCGGACCCGACCCGCTCGCATCTGGGCAAGTCGCTCTGGCTCGACGTGGTCAAGGGCCGCGACGAAGGCCGCACGCCCCCGACCGATCTCGAAGCGGAGCGCGGCGCGGGACGGATCGTGCGCAGCCTGATCGAGCGCGGACTGGTCAACGCGGTCCACGACCTGTCGGACGGAGGCCTCGCGGTTGCACTGGCCGAGATGGCGCTGGCCGGCAATGTCGGTGCCGAAGTGGCGGGCGACGACGCCTATACGCCCGCGCAATGGTGGTTCGGCGAGGACCAGGCGCGCTATGTCGTCACCGCCAGGGACCTCGCAGGTTTTGCGAAGGTCGTCGCCGAGGGGCCGGAGGACGAGGACGGCGAACTGATCGGTATCCGTCGCATCGGCACCGTCGGCGGGGATAGCGTAGTCGGCGTGTCGCTGACCGATCTGCACGAAGCCAATGAGAGGTTCTTCCGGAACTGGATGAGCGGCTGA
- a CDS encoding bacterioferritin-associated ferredoxin, whose amino-acid sequence MIVCSCNVLRERDIRAAARRGCPDAETAYRSLGCQFQCFNCEDHAEELVEEERAAMLPCDTQAA is encoded by the coding sequence ATGATCGTATGCAGTTGCAACGTCCTCCGGGAGAGGGACATTCGCGCCGCCGCCCGCCGGGGTTGCCCCGATGCCGAGACGGCCTACCGCTCGCTCGGCTGCCAGTTCCAATGCTTCAATTGCGAAGATCACGCCGAGGAACTCGTGGAGGAAGAACGCGCCGCGATGCTTCCCTGCGACACGCAGGCTGCCTGA